The following coding sequences are from one Geodermatophilus normandii window:
- a CDS encoding DUF3046 domain-containing protein has product MRLQEFWSRLEAQFGSMRAQSVARDHVFAVLGGRSAVEAIDAGVPVRRVWLAICEEYDVPPKDR; this is encoded by the coding sequence GTGCGCCTGCAGGAGTTCTGGTCCCGGTTGGAGGCCCAGTTCGGGTCGATGCGGGCGCAGAGCGTGGCGCGCGACCACGTGTTCGCCGTCCTCGGCGGCCGTTCCGCCGTCGAGGCGATCGACGCGGGCGTGCCGGTGCGCCGCGTGTGGCTGGCGATCTGCGAGGAGTACGACGTGCCGCCGAAGGACCGCTGA